A genomic region of Methanofollis fontis contains the following coding sequences:
- a CDS encoding argininosuccinate synthase encodes MRQELLFVAVIAALALGVIISPAAATTTEVHIVRYAQDGTTILNETTVDYRWMETNLPVLGDGMTHYYHQGPTFNESDIWDAGEYQNVETRDFGAVQGTSLSALCDLVGGMNAGDTLRITAEDGFYKNISYETVYGTDPRKGTPGLAWYAGEESFEGDPQGTGYVPAYYNGLRLIFFADTSSNPWGWHVFGNTDMRETLPEEEWHLYNGKWPSTSGLSVKTVSDLEIIPSSAGSAEAPATTPAQSALSPIVIITGLLAVACCARR; translated from the coding sequence ATGAGACAGGAACTCCTTTTTGTTGCGGTGATTGCTGCACTGGCTCTGGGTGTGATCATATCCCCCGCAGCAGCAACAACCACCGAGGTGCACATCGTCAGGTATGCACAGGACGGGACGACAATCCTGAACGAGACAACGGTGGACTACCGGTGGATGGAGACGAACCTCCCGGTCCTTGGTGACGGCATGACACACTATTATCACCAGGGCCCCACCTTCAACGAATCTGATATCTGGGATGCGGGCGAGTATCAGAACGTGGAAACACGTGATTTCGGGGCGGTGCAGGGGACATCGCTGAGTGCCCTGTGTGATCTCGTCGGCGGGATGAACGCAGGTGACACCCTGCGCATCACGGCAGAAGACGGGTTCTACAAAAACATCTCGTACGAGACGGTGTATGGGACGGATCCGCGAAAGGGGACGCCAGGGCTTGCATGGTATGCGGGGGAGGAATCCTTTGAGGGCGATCCCCAGGGCACCGGATATGTCCCGGCATATTACAACGGGCTACGCCTGATCTTCTTCGCCGACACCTCCTCCAACCCGTGGGGATGGCATGTCTTCGGCAACACCGATATGCGCGAGACGCTCCCTGAGGAGGAGTGGCACCTCTACAATGGCAAATGGCCCTCGACCAGCGGCCTATCCGTCAAGACGGTGAGCGACCTGGAGATCATCCCGTCATCTGCAGGGAGTGCGGAGGCGCCTGCGACAACACCGGCACAGTCGGCACTCTCTCCAATCGTTATCATCACCGGACTCCTGGCGGTTGCCTGTTGTGCGAGGAGATGA
- a CDS encoding DUF3344 domain-containing protein, producing MKILNKRPHIGWCTIAILVLIMAAFCIAPVAADDIGGIQMPGAKNFDLILSNGLTKYFKFEGGGLNALHITTDPDEPYGQVTTTEEHSGVFYLTNTGGRGFDDDMILMIAVNGTISDDFAVHIRASGYRWTPTPVLNQPPTTDEIEYIDGSYEGTITRSDFAYRAQTWKPAGDNAPGNYPLYYGQDMSDTSNTFQLVFVDLNTGNLGANAMIPEMIDNGAVKIEYEIENLHGLASFSTYGWCNQSNQGQGISWTNRLSGAGSSGYAVMGVPESPGDFSTGGSGGTTESGYLGQENSAGSPSTLNGSVSLLPIAGTVAPLEAGSAAPLPLPATDVNGTVREATLYLFLSHSQQKGTGYGTEPSFSVSIGGVDLSPERTLTDREGGDHAPLSATLIYKTDPASIASGGTNLMVRNTGSGDAVFTCDGGALLLTVEDPALPSITYAVAECCDAIGVDIAGGVFEGDAVTRVFFDGPGDMDRISDSRLQVISTAGTDHDASADTIGFNDREWSGVFVRQGAVMSAEHLIADAVFPTSNAASAATDAGPEAAFVTRLFLLVYAGGEMDISETGSDWGGEASARSYLVEDAVISKITVRSAPGGAPASVSVGGTERPAGVPAAEGTVYAYRMLNLNGGSSAPLDMTVRFYVPASWLSEQGIDADGISLQEYRDGAWHSLRTEHLGHADGEEEYLADAVTASLLAIGSVASGGSIGGTATATPLPVDTDVQQSPMGVMVALGACAILILAKRR from the coding sequence ATGAAAATATTGAACAAACGACCTCACATTGGATGGTGCACAATCGCCATTCTGGTCCTGATCATGGCGGCGTTCTGCATCGCTCCGGTAGCAGCGGACGATATCGGCGGGATCCAGATGCCAGGCGCTAAGAACTTCGACCTGATCCTCTCCAATGGGCTGACGAAATACTTTAAGTTCGAGGGAGGGGGATTGAACGCCCTTCATATCACCACCGACCCCGATGAACCCTACGGGCAGGTGACGACCACCGAGGAGCACTCCGGTGTTTTTTACCTGACCAACACCGGTGGCAGAGGTTTTGACGATGACATGATCCTGATGATTGCGGTCAACGGAACGATATCTGACGATTTTGCCGTACACATCAGGGCGAGCGGCTACCGCTGGACTCCGACGCCGGTCCTGAACCAGCCTCCAACAACCGATGAGATCGAATATATCGACGGGAGTTACGAAGGAACGATCACCAGGAGCGACTTTGCATACCGAGCGCAGACCTGGAAACCGGCAGGGGACAACGCCCCGGGGAACTATCCTCTCTATTATGGACAGGACATGTCGGACACCTCCAATACGTTCCAGCTGGTGTTTGTGGACCTGAACACTGGCAACCTCGGTGCAAACGCCATGATCCCGGAGATGATCGACAACGGAGCGGTGAAGATCGAATACGAGATCGAAAACCTCCACGGGCTTGCATCCTTCAGCACCTATGGGTGGTGCAACCAGTCCAATCAGGGTCAGGGGATCTCCTGGACAAACCGTCTGTCCGGGGCGGGCAGCAGTGGTTATGCCGTGATGGGGGTTCCGGAATCCCCCGGGGATTTTTCCACCGGGGGTTCGGGCGGCACCACCGAGTCCGGATATCTCGGTCAGGAGAACAGTGCCGGATCGCCGTCGACCCTCAATGGCAGCGTCTCCCTGCTTCCGATCGCCGGGACGGTGGCCCCCCTCGAAGCCGGCAGTGCCGCACCCCTCCCTCTCCCGGCGACAGACGTGAACGGGACGGTGCGGGAGGCGACCCTCTACCTCTTTCTCTCCCATTCACAGCAGAAAGGGACCGGATATGGGACCGAACCATCTTTTTCGGTTTCAATCGGCGGCGTGGACCTTTCGCCCGAACGGACCCTGACCGACCGTGAGGGAGGGGACCATGCCCCGCTCTCCGCCACCCTTATCTATAAGACCGATCCGGCATCGATCGCAAGCGGCGGCACCAACCTCATGGTCCGGAACACCGGGAGCGGCGATGCTGTCTTCACCTGTGATGGCGGCGCCCTTCTGCTCACTGTCGAAGACCCTGCGCTTCCGTCCATCACCTATGCTGTTGCAGAATGCTGCGATGCCATCGGTGTGGACATCGCCGGAGGCGTCTTCGAGGGGGATGCAGTGACGCGGGTGTTCTTTGATGGTCCTGGCGATATGGACCGGATCAGTGACAGCCGCCTGCAGGTGATCAGCACCGCCGGGACAGATCACGATGCCTCCGCCGACACCATCGGCTTCAATGACCGCGAGTGGAGCGGCGTCTTCGTGCGACAGGGGGCGGTCATGAGTGCAGAACACCTGATCGCCGATGCCGTCTTCCCCACCTCGAACGCCGCATCGGCGGCTACCGACGCCGGACCGGAGGCAGCGTTTGTCACCCGTCTCTTCCTCCTGGTCTATGCCGGCGGGGAGATGGACATATCTGAAACTGGTTCAGATTGGGGCGGAGAGGCAAGTGCACGTTCCTATCTCGTCGAAGACGCCGTGATCTCCAAGATCACGGTCCGATCCGCACCTGGTGGTGCACCGGCCAGCGTCAGTGTCGGGGGCACGGAACGTCCCGCGGGGGTGCCGGCGGCGGAAGGGACGGTGTATGCCTACAGGATGCTGAACCTGAATGGCGGATCCTCCGCCCCTCTGGATATGACCGTCCGGTTTTATGTCCCCGCATCGTGGCTCTCGGAACAGGGGATCGATGCAGATGGAATATCCTTGCAGGAATACCGGGACGGGGCATGGCATTCCCTCAGGACAGAGCACCTCGGTCATGCGGACGGAGAGGAGGAGTATCTGGCCGACGCCGTCACCGCCTCCCTGCTGGCCATCGGTTCTGTCGCATCGGGGGGTTCGATCGGGGGGACAGCAACCGCAACGCCGCTCCCCGTAGATACGGACGTTCAGCAGTCTCCTATGGGTGTGATGGTGGCGCTCGGCGCCTGTGCTATCCTGATCCTGGCGAAACGACGCTGA
- a CDS encoding PGF-pre-PGF domain-containing protein — protein sequence MKITTPTRDAGAGGVVAVFAALLLLMVCTIAPVSAAELPDEDVIFIEVANPPVQYDSPLNGTYMIYFAGGGLNALHITTNTSESFGQVTTTDEQSGTFYVADTGGKGGSQDILLMIAVNGTIPDDFSVEINASGYTWGEIIDSDYHTLTDGDITYETGAVDLTLTKDNFTYGPQTWKPYKAGEPLPVHYGQDMSDADNTFQLLFADLHVGALNPAKIDAIDSLTDNGLARIEYSISNLGDGEIVAFNAYSYRLSADYTEFPIKGGSGWTNDVSAASSKPSGYVVSAPETDVLFNGTVSLGEGNVTVTSSQGNDYSIPVRTPLGALDTVADCEGFSYAVSDKKWDSMGILLLDDIGAYPYVKGGNSWVCYVNGNLLDDYGNPTTEGLNVYALQDGDVVDYYYGADGVTAETAEAAVHIVVSTSSGPDVLYSGVLPLPEGNVTVTSSQGNDYSIPVRTPLGALDAAAQAGNFTYAVTDKKWDSMGILLLDDIGAYPYVKGGNSWVCYVNGNLLDDYSNPTTEGLNVYALQDGDKIVYCYGPDGVTAETAEATVEITASLTAAEIIYSGELTIGDGNVTVTSTEGSDYSIPVRTPLGVLDTASTAGNFTYAVTDKKWDSMGILLLNDIGAYPYVKGGNSWVCYVNGNLLDDYGNPSTEGLNVYALVNGDKVAYYYGADTANATTAEAAVLITVKTGAAPGDWTLEMGGAQNVTVTKAYFESGITCGHGASWTDPENSAVWEGMPLWYLVGMVDDVESGGHYTFNDALAAEGYSVKVTSSDGYSVNIPSAEMARNNGFILANTLNGSVLPETIGDKNKPCWPLQIKGANASAGQLVGGIASIELVGLPDPSEGWTLKVCGVVNDTITQEEFEEFGCHGGVNYTDNQGIVWTGVPLWYLVGVSDNLETTDHWTFDDALAATNYTIKVIASDGWSQEYGSVQVAESNGYILANLMDGQPIPETDSSYPLKLVGDDVPKKVKSVAEIDLVNLIPAPPVEGEWNLQLLGKIDYTCTEAFFEEAVACPHHTVTWTNQETGETWGGIALWELCGFVDDRIPHGSDGFNDGVATAGYTVIVTASDGYSKEFSSKDLARNNNYIVANTLNGTPLSQEGSKAPWPLRLVGSDVSGSNSVGAIASIELTDFQKPTEIPTIHVVSYDADGTTIIDEITVDYTWMEENLPVYGDGETVYHFQGPTFDPDDLWNPAEDKNAIPGKVFGAVMGTSIKDLCDLVGGMSEGTEIVLEATDGYKTKMNYTNIYSPLDRQGTAILAWYKADEGYIPDYANGYRLYFTTPDTIFGNEDMRLCLDEAYWHYYWNEGIQYPSAAGISARNVATVKIYHPEKDWSLSLEGTISTDMSKHYFEEGIACEASHRATYTDTKGRVWEGMPFWRIIGWVDDDNEHSGAAFNDTMAAMGYTIHVIAGDGYEQTFTSQEIARNNNYILANSVDGHHIDAEDSAWPLKLVGINVSGNGKAVKNVVRIAFIPPNEGQEEVIETGNITAGDEKDFPVSNSTFSNITLKAASDISGAEFAVSTVAKPPASEGTPNATVYSYVHVVYPSAQEAIAEALITFSIPTDWLSANNIGVGDVILYRRHNDTWTELQTTYVETRDGAAWFEATTPGFSYFAVGGVSIQPTPTPTPTPTPVPSSGGGGSSSASAVSGSIPAGGSMTFSITDTSIARITVDAKDQISGMLLTVQKAGLPTGMAMPDGEVYEIEQITVYRADSASIAGAELTFAVESSWLTAHGLTTADVALMHEVDGAWQTLETTFVEERDGKAYFTARTPGFSYFAIVGVKGAAIPAETTPVPVTTSAPAAEATTVPATTAPATTPAQSPVFWALPFIALGALLILRRK from the coding sequence ATGAAAATAACCACACCCACCAGGGACGCCGGTGCAGGAGGGGTGGTGGCAGTTTTTGCCGCCCTTCTGCTGCTGATGGTCTGCACCATCGCACCGGTGTCTGCGGCGGAGCTTCCTGATGAAGATGTCATCTTCATCGAGGTCGCAAACCCGCCGGTACAGTATGACTCCCCATTAAACGGCACATATATGATTTATTTTGCCGGGGGAGGCCTGAACGCACTCCATATCACCACCAACACCTCGGAATCTTTCGGGCAGGTCACCACCACGGATGAGCAGTCCGGCACCTTCTATGTCGCCGACACCGGCGGCAAGGGCGGGTCGCAGGACATCCTCCTGATGATCGCCGTGAACGGCACGATTCCGGATGATTTCTCGGTGGAGATCAATGCAAGCGGTTACACCTGGGGCGAGATCATCGATTCCGATTATCACACCCTCACCGACGGTGACATCACCTACGAAACCGGTGCGGTGGACCTGACCCTCACAAAGGACAACTTCACCTACGGTCCGCAGACCTGGAAGCCATACAAGGCCGGAGAACCCCTCCCTGTCCATTATGGGCAGGACATGAGCGATGCCGACAACACCTTCCAGCTCCTGTTTGCCGACCTCCATGTGGGCGCTCTCAACCCGGCGAAGATCGATGCGATCGACTCCCTGACCGATAATGGTCTGGCCAGAATCGAGTATTCGATCAGCAACCTGGGTGATGGCGAGATCGTTGCCTTCAATGCATACTCCTACCGTCTCTCCGCGGATTATACAGAGTTCCCGATCAAGGGCGGCAGCGGATGGACAAACGATGTTTCCGCCGCCAGCTCAAAGCCGAGCGGGTATGTCGTGAGTGCACCTGAGACCGACGTTCTCTTCAACGGCACGGTCAGTCTCGGTGAGGGGAATGTGACCGTGACCTCCTCACAGGGTAATGACTACTCGATCCCGGTGCGTACCCCTCTCGGAGCCCTTGACACGGTCGCGGATTGTGAAGGCTTCTCCTATGCGGTCTCCGACAAGAAATGGGACAGTATGGGCATCCTGCTCCTTGACGACATCGGTGCCTATCCCTATGTGAAGGGCGGGAACAGCTGGGTCTGCTACGTCAACGGCAACCTGCTCGACGACTACGGCAACCCGACCACGGAGGGCCTGAACGTCTATGCCCTTCAGGACGGGGATGTGGTTGACTACTACTATGGCGCCGACGGCGTGACGGCTGAGACGGCCGAAGCGGCGGTTCACATCGTCGTATCCACCAGTTCTGGACCCGATGTGCTCTACTCTGGAGTTCTCCCTCTCCCCGAAGGTAACGTGACCGTGACCTCCTCACAGGGTAATGACTACTCGATCCCGGTGCGTACCCCTCTCGGAGCCCTTGACGCCGCCGCACAGGCCGGCAATTTCACCTATGCGGTCACCGACAAGAAATGGGACAGCATGGGCATCCTGCTCCTTGACGACATCGGTGCCTATCCCTATGTGAAGGGCGGGAACAGCTGGGTCTGCTACGTCAACGGCAACCTGCTCGACGACTACAGCAACCCGACCACCGAGGGCCTGAACGTCTATGCCCTTCAGGACGGAGATAAAATCGTCTATTGCTATGGTCCAGACGGCGTCACCGCCGAAACGGCCGAGGCGACCGTTGAGATCACCGCCAGTCTGACCGCTGCCGAGATCATCTACAGCGGCGAGCTCACTATCGGGGACGGCAATGTGACTGTGACCTCTACCGAGGGCAGCGACTATTCTATCCCGGTGCGCACGCCGCTCGGTGTTCTCGACACTGCCTCTACGGCAGGTAACTTCACCTATGCGGTCACCGACAAGAAGTGGGACAGCATGGGCATCCTGCTCCTCAACGACATCGGGGCATACCCCTATGTGAAGGGCGGGAACAGCTGGGTCTGCTACGTCAACGGCAACCTGCTCGACGACTACGGCAACCCGTCCACCGAGGGCCTGAACGTCTATGCCCTCGTAAACGGCGACAAGGTGGCCTATTATTACGGTGCTGACACTGCGAACGCCACCACTGCTGAGGCTGCCGTGCTGATCACGGTCAAGACCGGAGCCGCACCCGGGGACTGGACCCTCGAGATGGGCGGGGCACAGAATGTCACGGTTACAAAGGCCTATTTCGAGAGTGGCATCACCTGCGGCCATGGCGCCTCATGGACCGACCCCGAAAATTCCGCGGTCTGGGAGGGCATGCCCCTCTGGTACCTCGTCGGCATGGTCGATGATGTCGAGTCCGGCGGCCATTACACCTTCAATGACGCCCTTGCAGCCGAGGGTTATTCGGTGAAGGTCACATCCAGCGACGGCTACTCGGTCAATATCCCGAGTGCCGAGATGGCCCGCAACAATGGTTTCATTCTGGCAAACACCCTGAATGGATCGGTGCTGCCGGAGACGATCGGTGACAAGAACAAACCCTGCTGGCCGCTCCAGATCAAGGGGGCGAACGCCAGTGCCGGTCAGCTCGTCGGCGGCATCGCCTCGATCGAACTCGTCGGGCTGCCCGACCCCTCTGAGGGCTGGACCCTGAAGGTCTGCGGTGTGGTCAACGACACCATCACCCAGGAGGAGTTCGAGGAGTTCGGCTGCCACGGCGGCGTGAACTATACGGACAACCAGGGCATCGTCTGGACCGGTGTGCCCCTGTGGTACCTCGTGGGTGTCTCCGACAACCTGGAAACCACCGACCACTGGACCTTCGACGACGCGCTGGCCGCCACCAACTACACCATAAAGGTGATCGCAAGTGACGGATGGTCGCAGGAGTACGGCAGCGTTCAGGTCGCCGAGAGCAACGGCTACATCCTGGCGAACCTGATGGACGGTCAGCCGATCCCGGAGACCGACAGTTCGTACCCGCTCAAGCTCGTCGGTGACGACGTTCCCAAGAAGGTGAAGTCCGTCGCCGAGATCGACCTCGTCAACCTGATCCCGGCGCCCCCGGTAGAGGGCGAATGGAATCTCCAGCTGCTCGGGAAGATCGACTACACCTGCACCGAGGCCTTCTTCGAGGAGGCAGTCGCCTGTCCGCACCACACCGTGACCTGGACGAACCAGGAGACCGGTGAGACCTGGGGCGGCATTGCTCTCTGGGAACTCTGCGGCTTTGTGGACGACCGCATCCCCCATGGTTCGGACGGATTCAATGATGGCGTAGCGACTGCGGGCTACACGGTGATCGTCACCGCCAGTGACGGCTACTCCAAGGAGTTCAGCAGCAAGGACCTCGCACGGAACAACAACTATATCGTTGCAAACACGCTCAACGGAACCCCGCTCTCTCAGGAGGGCAGCAAGGCCCCCTGGCCATTGAGGCTGGTGGGATCGGATGTCTCCGGCAGCAACAGTGTCGGCGCCATCGCCTCGATCGAACTGACCGACTTCCAGAAGCCGACCGAGATCCCGACGATCCATGTCGTCAGCTATGATGCCGACGGCACCACGATCATCGACGAGATCACCGTCGACTACACCTGGATGGAGGAGAACCTCCCGGTCTACGGCGACGGCGAGACTGTCTATCACTTCCAGGGCCCGACCTTCGACCCCGATGACCTCTGGAACCCGGCTGAGGACAAAAACGCCATCCCGGGCAAGGTCTTCGGCGCCGTAATGGGCACCTCGATCAAGGACCTCTGTGACCTCGTCGGCGGCATGTCTGAGGGTACCGAGATTGTTCTCGAGGCGACCGACGGTTACAAGACAAAGATGAACTATACGAACATCTACTCGCCGCTCGATCGCCAGGGCACGGCCATCCTTGCCTGGTACAAGGCGGATGAGGGCTACATACCCGACTACGCAAACGGCTACCGCCTCTACTTCACCACACCCGATACGATCTTTGGCAACGAGGACATGCGTCTCTGTCTCGATGAGGCCTACTGGCACTACTACTGGAACGAAGGCATCCAGTACCCCTCGGCGGCAGGCATCTCGGCCAGGAACGTTGCAACGGTGAAGATCTATCACCCCGAGAAGGACTGGAGCCTCTCCCTCGAAGGCACCATCTCCACCGATATGAGCAAACACTACTTCGAGGAGGGCATCGCCTGCGAGGCCAGTCACCGCGCCACCTACACGGACACCAAGGGTCGTGTGTGGGAGGGCATGCCCTTCTGGCGGATCATCGGATGGGTGGACGACGACAACGAACACTCCGGCGCCGCCTTCAACGACACCATGGCGGCGATGGGCTACACCATCCATGTGATTGCAGGCGACGGCTATGAGCAGACCTTCACCAGTCAGGAGATCGCACGGAACAACAACTACATCCTTGCGAACAGCGTCGATGGTCACCACATCGATGCCGAAGACTCGGCATGGCCCCTGAAGCTGGTCGGCATCAATGTCTCCGGCAACGGTAAGGCGGTCAAGAACGTCGTCAGGATCGCCTTCATCCCGCCGAATGAAGGACAGGAAGAAGTCATCGAGACCGGAAACATCACGGCAGGGGACGAGAAGGACTTCCCGGTCAGCAACAGCACATTCTCGAACATCACCCTGAAGGCGGCGTCCGACATCAGTGGTGCCGAGTTCGCCGTCTCGACCGTGGCCAAACCGCCGGCATCGGAGGGCACACCCAACGCAACGGTCTACTCCTATGTGCACGTCGTCTATCCGTCGGCACAGGAGGCCATCGCTGAGGCGTTGATCACCTTCTCCATTCCGACCGACTGGCTCTCGGCCAACAACATCGGTGTTGGAGATGTGATCCTCTACCGCCGGCACAACGATACCTGGACCGAACTCCAGACCACCTACGTCGAGACCCGTGACGGGGCGGCATGGTTCGAGGCAACAACGCCGGGCTTCTCCTACTTCGCCGTCGGCGGCGTGTCAATCCAGCCGACACCCACACCGACTCCCACTCCGACACCCGTCCCCTCATCGGGCGGCGGCGGCAGTTCCTCGGCCTCCGCAGTCTCGGGTTCGATCCCGGCAGGCGGATCGATGACCTTCAGCATTACGGACACTTCGATCGCCCGCATCACCGTCGATGCGAAGGACCAGATCTCCGGCATGCTCCTGACGGTTCAGAAGGCCGGCCTTCCGACAGGCATGGCGATGCCGGACGGAGAGGTATATGAGATCGAGCAGATCACCGTATATCGTGCTGATTCTGCATCGATTGCCGGTGCTGAACTCACGTTCGCCGTCGAATCCTCATGGCTGACGGCACACGGTCTGACCACTGCGGACGTCGCACTCATGCATGAGGTCGACGGCGCCTGGCAGACACTTGAGACCACCTTTGTCGAGGAGCGGGACGGGAAGGCGTACTTCACCGCCAGAACTCCGGGCTTCTCGTACTTTGCCATCGTCGGCGTGAAGGGTGCCGCAATCCCGGCAGAAACCACCCCGGTTCCGGTGACCACGAGTGCCCCGGCAGCGGAGGCAACCACGGTGCCGGCGACCACGGCACCGGCCACCACCCCGGCCCAGAGCCCGGTCTTCTGGGCTCTGCCCTTCATTGCCCTCGGGGCCCTCCTGATCCTCAGGAGAAAATGA